A window of Salmo trutta chromosome 31, fSalTru1.1, whole genome shotgun sequence contains these coding sequences:
- the LOC115169883 gene encoding uncharacterized protein LOC115169883 isoform X3, producing MMRFMLDCLRTPRQRAPCSERDQDFVEQDEGVIQKTGEIKDLQDAVQQEVIELQEQRGDRQELEETLEKLEQHRVELEEQLKLTRLECVQESQQILSLQAEEVARETKVEEYERELARARRKLKQLKMEVRKAQGKVEEAGERTIPLEESISQSYEEILQEEQTFSTLRSERTGDATLPDHQQVESNDTSPSSLRTEDGTLDVPDVPARSWGRSQSLPVYAEILANLGCAARAKDGLSYTQEEEEEETPVPSTPKQIDKGEEEEKVEEEEKISQTRSTSSIAVEDLDFYHPDPFIHCESEHDLFKDDDFFAKTDKSDDDPFKGTDPFAADILFPEGTEEPYPSTDPFPDTPACLEPGFNEDTDNSLSCPENKASTGTQCFESEFPDEDESSDIEISYSREDLDTVHTDAVELSFIEPKTLIMTERLGFKPIYTAQTCSLDTELDDADEPGLALGRQPFSEASRANTWTAGPNLSTESDPNGYEFNINAVSPPSDIEEIDITLGSIRVDFDVVCDSVELSCPVGIQACDSEPAGTGGCDLPEPSPPVPTRPVRPPRRLKGGASAVLVEEPDTPKAERCDPGSSNRSADSELDSAIGMDPLTSSAEHNSKFSFSNNSLELNYEPSSQTSYNYGFKLSPEHHSEKILDPFGTELSDEEADNQASFDPYEFEPTAQPETQNKLDPYEFGQNSHATNQDTFDPYSFKLVSFETDNQAIVDLHSGDGTNLKDNNNRTKRDPFSFDFSNAASMDHYSSDPSNTATMDLLGLELSRANSVAESDCNNPTVSDPLETVQTMATGSNLLDLDLVFGSSSYGNSEVAPELDPCEPRLGNPAGPDNFAFRARDTAHSESVDTVSDWMTVKTNSRESFGPVNSRTHSLDK from the exons ATGATGCGTTTTATGCTGGATTGCTTGCGGACGCCAAGGCAACGGGCACCCTGCAGTGAGAG GGACCAGGACTTTGTGGAACAGGACGAGGGTGTCATTCAGAAGACTGGAGAAATCAAA GACCTGCAGGATGCAGTGCAGCAGGAAGTCATTGAGCTACAGGAGCAGCGGGGCGACCGCCAGGAACTGGAGGAGACCCTGGAGAAGCTGGAGCAGCACAGGGTGGAACTGGAGGAGCAACTCAAACTGACCAGGCTGGAGTGCGTCCAGGAGAGCCagcag ATCCTGTCCTTGCAGGCGGAGGAGGTGGCCAGGGAGACAAAGGTGGAGGAGTATGAGCGGGAGCTGGCCAGGGCCAGGAGGAAACTCAAACAGCTGAAGATGGAGGTCAGAAAGGCCCAGGGGAAGGTGGAGGAGGCGGGTGAGCGCACCATTCCTCTGGAGGAGTCCATCAGCCAATCATACGAGGAGATTTTACAG GAGGAGCAGACGTTCAGTACACTGAGGAGTGAGCGGACTGGAGATGCAACACTGCCAGACCACCAGCAAGTGGAGTCAAACGACACATCTCCCAGCAGCCTCAGGACAGAGGACGGAACTCTGGACGTACCCGATGTACCAGCCAGGTCATGGGGAAGGAGCCAATCACTGCCTGTCTACGCTGAAATCCTG GCAAACCTTGGGTGCGCAGCTCGCGCTAAGGACGGATTGTCTTATAcacaagaagaggaggaggaggagacacctGTACCAAGCACACCAAAG CAGATAGAtaagggagaagaggaagagaaagtggaggaggaagagaagatttCCCAGACACGATCCACCAGTAGCATAGCAGTCGAAGATCTAGACTTCTACCACCCTGACCCCTTCATTCACTGTGAATCTGAAC ATGACCTTTTCAAAGATGACGACTTCTTTGCCAAGACAGATAAATCTG ATGAtgacccgttcaaaggcacagaCCCCTTCGCTGCAGACATCCTCTTTCCAGAGGGGACAGAGGAGCCATATCCATCCACTGACCCTTTCCCAGACACCCCTGCCTGCCTGGAACCCGGATTTAACGAGGACACAGACAACAGCCTCTCCTGCCCTGAAAACAAAGCCTCTACCGGCACCCAGTGCTTTGAGTCCGAGTTCCCCGACGAGGATGAATCCAGTGACATAGAAATCAGTTACAGCAGGGAGGATCTGGACACTGTTCACACGGACGCTGTTGAACTCTCCTTCATTGAGCCCAAAACCTTGATCATGACCGAGCGCTTGGGTTTCAAGCCCATCTACACAGCTCAAACCTGTTCTTTGGACACTGAATTAGATGACGCAGATGAACCCGGCTTAGCTTTGGGACGCCAACCCTTCAGTGAAGCATCCCGGGCCAACACCTGGACTGCCGGGCCCAACTTATCCACCGAATCGGATCCTAATGGATACGAGTTTAATATCAACGCAGTATCCCCACCTTCCGACATAGAAGAGATCGACATCACTCTTGGATCTATACGGGTTGACTTTGACGTTGTGTGTGACTCTGTGGAACTCAGCTGCCCTGTTGGGATTCAGGCCTGTGACTCAGAACCTGCCGGAACAGGTGGATGCGACCTTCCTGAGCCCAGCCCTCCTGTGCCCACCCGCCCGGTCCGTCCACCTAGACGCCTCAAAGGGGGAGCGTCAGCTGTCCTTGTAGAAGAGCCAGACACTCCCAAAGCTGAACGCTGTGATCCAGGTTCTTCCAACCGCTCAGCTGATTCAGAGCTGGACAGTGCTATCGGGATGGACCCTCTTACCAGCTCAGCTGAACACAACAGTAAATTCAGCTTCAGCAACAACAGTCTCGAGCTGAACTATGAACCCAGTAGTCAAACTTCGTACAACTATGGATTCAAACTCAGCCCCGAACACCACAGCGAAAAGATTCTCGATCCTTTTGGCACTGAACTCAGCGATGAAGAGGCCGACAACCAAGCCTCATTTGATCCGTATGAATTTGAGCCTACCGCTCAACCTGAGACCCAAAACAAGTTAGACCCTTATGAGTTTGGACAAAACTCTCATGCCACCAACCAAGACACATTTGACCCCTATAGTTTCAAACTCGTAAGTTTTGAGACTGACAACCAAGCTATTGTCGACCTACACAGCGGCGATGGTACCAACCTTAAAGACAACAATAACAGAACGAAACGGGACCCCTTTAGCTTTGATTTCAGTAACGCAGCATCAATGGACCACTATAGTTCAGACCCCAGTAATACTGCAACAATGGACCTCCTAGGTCTGGAACTCAGCAGAGCCAACAGTGTTGCTGAGTCAGACTGTAACAATCCTACAGTGTCTGACCCATTAGAAACAGTACAAACCATGGCAACTGGAAGCAACCTGTTAGACCTGGACCTTGTGTTTGGAAGCAGTAGTTATGGTAACTCTGAGGTCGCCCCTGAGCTCGACCCCTGTGAGCCTAGACTGGGAAACCCTGCTGGTCCAGACAACTTTGCGTTCCGAGCGAGAGACACCGCCCACTCCGAGTCTGTAGACACCGTTTCTGACTGGATGACTGTTAAG ACCAACTCCAGGGAGTCCTTCGGCCCAGTCAACTCCCGCACACACAGCCTGGACAAATGA
- the LOC115169883 gene encoding uncharacterized protein LOC115169883 isoform X2 → MDGVEMEDGEEGKREEGGGDGGKGGWLGAALVKHSCLLCRSPRDQDFVEQDEGVIQKTGEIKDLQDAVQQEVIELQEQRGDRQELEETLEKLEQHRVELEEQLKLTRLECVQESQQILSLQAEEVARETKVEEYERELARARRKLKQLKMEVRKAQGKVEEAGERTIPLEESISQSYEEILQEEQTFSTLRSERTGDATLPDHQQVESNDTSPSSLRTEDGTLDVPDVPARSWGRSQSLPVYAEILANLGCAARAKDGLSYTQEEEEEETPVPSTPKIDKGEEEEKVEEEEKISQTRSTSSIAVEDLDFYHPDPFIHCESEHDLFKDDDFFAKTDKSDDDPFKGTDPFAADILFPEGTEEPYPSTDPFPDTPACLEPGFNEDTDNSLSCPENKASTGTQCFESEFPDEDESSDIEISYSREDLDTVHTDAVELSFIEPKTLIMTERLGFKPIYTAQTCSLDTELDDADEPGLALGRQPFSEASRANTWTAGPNLSTESDPNGYEFNINAVSPPSDIEEIDITLGSIRVDFDVVCDSVELSCPVGIQACDSEPAGTGGCDLPEPSPPVPTRPVRPPRRLKGGASAVLVEEPDTPKAERCDPGSSNRSADSELDSAIGMDPLTSSAEHNSKFSFSNNSLELNYEPSSQTSYNYGFKLSPEHHSEKILDPFGTELSDEEADNQASFDPYEFEPTAQPETQNKLDPYEFGQNSHATNQDTFDPYSFKLVSFETDNQAIVDLHSGDGTNLKDNNNRTKRDPFSFDFSNAASMDHYSSDPSNTATMDLLGLELSRANSVAESDCNNPTVSDPLETVQTMATGSNLLDLDLVFGSSSYGNSEVAPELDPCEPRLGNPAGPDNFAFRARDTAHSESVDTVSDWMTVKTNSRESFGPVNSRTHSLDK, encoded by the exons ATGgatggagtggagatggaggatggggaagaggggaagagggaagagggaggtggagatggaggaaaGGGAGGATGGTTAGGTGCAGCCCTCGTCAAACATTCCTGTCTTCTCTGCCGGTCCCCCAGGGACCAGGACTTTGTGGAACAGGACGAGGGTGTCATTCAGAAGACTGGAGAAATCAAA GACCTGCAGGATGCAGTGCAGCAGGAAGTCATTGAGCTACAGGAGCAGCGGGGCGACCGCCAGGAACTGGAGGAGACCCTGGAGAAGCTGGAGCAGCACAGGGTGGAACTGGAGGAGCAACTCAAACTGACCAGGCTGGAGTGCGTCCAGGAGAGCCagcag ATCCTGTCCTTGCAGGCGGAGGAGGTGGCCAGGGAGACAAAGGTGGAGGAGTATGAGCGGGAGCTGGCCAGGGCCAGGAGGAAACTCAAACAGCTGAAGATGGAGGTCAGAAAGGCCCAGGGGAAGGTGGAGGAGGCGGGTGAGCGCACCATTCCTCTGGAGGAGTCCATCAGCCAATCATACGAGGAGATTTTACAG GAGGAGCAGACGTTCAGTACACTGAGGAGTGAGCGGACTGGAGATGCAACACTGCCAGACCACCAGCAAGTGGAGTCAAACGACACATCTCCCAGCAGCCTCAGGACAGAGGACGGAACTCTGGACGTACCCGATGTACCAGCCAGGTCATGGGGAAGGAGCCAATCACTGCCTGTCTACGCTGAAATCCTG GCAAACCTTGGGTGCGCAGCTCGCGCTAAGGACGGATTGTCTTATAcacaagaagaggaggaggaggagacacctGTACCAAGCACACCAAAG ATAGAtaagggagaagaggaagagaaagtggaggaggaagagaagatttCCCAGACACGATCCACCAGTAGCATAGCAGTCGAAGATCTAGACTTCTACCACCCTGACCCCTTCATTCACTGTGAATCTGAAC ATGACCTTTTCAAAGATGACGACTTCTTTGCCAAGACAGATAAATCTG ATGAtgacccgttcaaaggcacagaCCCCTTCGCTGCAGACATCCTCTTTCCAGAGGGGACAGAGGAGCCATATCCATCCACTGACCCTTTCCCAGACACCCCTGCCTGCCTGGAACCCGGATTTAACGAGGACACAGACAACAGCCTCTCCTGCCCTGAAAACAAAGCCTCTACCGGCACCCAGTGCTTTGAGTCCGAGTTCCCCGACGAGGATGAATCCAGTGACATAGAAATCAGTTACAGCAGGGAGGATCTGGACACTGTTCACACGGACGCTGTTGAACTCTCCTTCATTGAGCCCAAAACCTTGATCATGACCGAGCGCTTGGGTTTCAAGCCCATCTACACAGCTCAAACCTGTTCTTTGGACACTGAATTAGATGACGCAGATGAACCCGGCTTAGCTTTGGGACGCCAACCCTTCAGTGAAGCATCCCGGGCCAACACCTGGACTGCCGGGCCCAACTTATCCACCGAATCGGATCCTAATGGATACGAGTTTAATATCAACGCAGTATCCCCACCTTCCGACATAGAAGAGATCGACATCACTCTTGGATCTATACGGGTTGACTTTGACGTTGTGTGTGACTCTGTGGAACTCAGCTGCCCTGTTGGGATTCAGGCCTGTGACTCAGAACCTGCCGGAACAGGTGGATGCGACCTTCCTGAGCCCAGCCCTCCTGTGCCCACCCGCCCGGTCCGTCCACCTAGACGCCTCAAAGGGGGAGCGTCAGCTGTCCTTGTAGAAGAGCCAGACACTCCCAAAGCTGAACGCTGTGATCCAGGTTCTTCCAACCGCTCAGCTGATTCAGAGCTGGACAGTGCTATCGGGATGGACCCTCTTACCAGCTCAGCTGAACACAACAGTAAATTCAGCTTCAGCAACAACAGTCTCGAGCTGAACTATGAACCCAGTAGTCAAACTTCGTACAACTATGGATTCAAACTCAGCCCCGAACACCACAGCGAAAAGATTCTCGATCCTTTTGGCACTGAACTCAGCGATGAAGAGGCCGACAACCAAGCCTCATTTGATCCGTATGAATTTGAGCCTACCGCTCAACCTGAGACCCAAAACAAGTTAGACCCTTATGAGTTTGGACAAAACTCTCATGCCACCAACCAAGACACATTTGACCCCTATAGTTTCAAACTCGTAAGTTTTGAGACTGACAACCAAGCTATTGTCGACCTACACAGCGGCGATGGTACCAACCTTAAAGACAACAATAACAGAACGAAACGGGACCCCTTTAGCTTTGATTTCAGTAACGCAGCATCAATGGACCACTATAGTTCAGACCCCAGTAATACTGCAACAATGGACCTCCTAGGTCTGGAACTCAGCAGAGCCAACAGTGTTGCTGAGTCAGACTGTAACAATCCTACAGTGTCTGACCCATTAGAAACAGTACAAACCATGGCAACTGGAAGCAACCTGTTAGACCTGGACCTTGTGTTTGGAAGCAGTAGTTATGGTAACTCTGAGGTCGCCCCTGAGCTCGACCCCTGTGAGCCTAGACTGGGAAACCCTGCTGGTCCAGACAACTTTGCGTTCCGAGCGAGAGACACCGCCCACTCCGAGTCTGTAGACACCGTTTCTGACTGGATGACTGTTAAG ACCAACTCCAGGGAGTCCTTCGGCCCAGTCAACTCCCGCACACACAGCCTGGACAAATGA
- the LOC115169883 gene encoding uncharacterized protein LOC115169883 isoform X1: MDGVEMEDGEEGKREEGGGDGGKGGWLGAALVKHSCLLCRSPRDQDFVEQDEGVIQKTGEIKDLQDAVQQEVIELQEQRGDRQELEETLEKLEQHRVELEEQLKLTRLECVQESQQILSLQAEEVARETKVEEYERELARARRKLKQLKMEVRKAQGKVEEAGERTIPLEESISQSYEEILQEEQTFSTLRSERTGDATLPDHQQVESNDTSPSSLRTEDGTLDVPDVPARSWGRSQSLPVYAEILANLGCAARAKDGLSYTQEEEEEETPVPSTPKQIDKGEEEEKVEEEEKISQTRSTSSIAVEDLDFYHPDPFIHCESEHDLFKDDDFFAKTDKSDDDPFKGTDPFAADILFPEGTEEPYPSTDPFPDTPACLEPGFNEDTDNSLSCPENKASTGTQCFESEFPDEDESSDIEISYSREDLDTVHTDAVELSFIEPKTLIMTERLGFKPIYTAQTCSLDTELDDADEPGLALGRQPFSEASRANTWTAGPNLSTESDPNGYEFNINAVSPPSDIEEIDITLGSIRVDFDVVCDSVELSCPVGIQACDSEPAGTGGCDLPEPSPPVPTRPVRPPRRLKGGASAVLVEEPDTPKAERCDPGSSNRSADSELDSAIGMDPLTSSAEHNSKFSFSNNSLELNYEPSSQTSYNYGFKLSPEHHSEKILDPFGTELSDEEADNQASFDPYEFEPTAQPETQNKLDPYEFGQNSHATNQDTFDPYSFKLVSFETDNQAIVDLHSGDGTNLKDNNNRTKRDPFSFDFSNAASMDHYSSDPSNTATMDLLGLELSRANSVAESDCNNPTVSDPLETVQTMATGSNLLDLDLVFGSSSYGNSEVAPELDPCEPRLGNPAGPDNFAFRARDTAHSESVDTVSDWMTVKTNSRESFGPVNSRTHSLDK; encoded by the exons ATGgatggagtggagatggaggatggggaagaggggaagagggaagagggaggtggagatggaggaaaGGGAGGATGGTTAGGTGCAGCCCTCGTCAAACATTCCTGTCTTCTCTGCCGGTCCCCCAGGGACCAGGACTTTGTGGAACAGGACGAGGGTGTCATTCAGAAGACTGGAGAAATCAAA GACCTGCAGGATGCAGTGCAGCAGGAAGTCATTGAGCTACAGGAGCAGCGGGGCGACCGCCAGGAACTGGAGGAGACCCTGGAGAAGCTGGAGCAGCACAGGGTGGAACTGGAGGAGCAACTCAAACTGACCAGGCTGGAGTGCGTCCAGGAGAGCCagcag ATCCTGTCCTTGCAGGCGGAGGAGGTGGCCAGGGAGACAAAGGTGGAGGAGTATGAGCGGGAGCTGGCCAGGGCCAGGAGGAAACTCAAACAGCTGAAGATGGAGGTCAGAAAGGCCCAGGGGAAGGTGGAGGAGGCGGGTGAGCGCACCATTCCTCTGGAGGAGTCCATCAGCCAATCATACGAGGAGATTTTACAG GAGGAGCAGACGTTCAGTACACTGAGGAGTGAGCGGACTGGAGATGCAACACTGCCAGACCACCAGCAAGTGGAGTCAAACGACACATCTCCCAGCAGCCTCAGGACAGAGGACGGAACTCTGGACGTACCCGATGTACCAGCCAGGTCATGGGGAAGGAGCCAATCACTGCCTGTCTACGCTGAAATCCTG GCAAACCTTGGGTGCGCAGCTCGCGCTAAGGACGGATTGTCTTATAcacaagaagaggaggaggaggagacacctGTACCAAGCACACCAAAG CAGATAGAtaagggagaagaggaagagaaagtggaggaggaagagaagatttCCCAGACACGATCCACCAGTAGCATAGCAGTCGAAGATCTAGACTTCTACCACCCTGACCCCTTCATTCACTGTGAATCTGAAC ATGACCTTTTCAAAGATGACGACTTCTTTGCCAAGACAGATAAATCTG ATGAtgacccgttcaaaggcacagaCCCCTTCGCTGCAGACATCCTCTTTCCAGAGGGGACAGAGGAGCCATATCCATCCACTGACCCTTTCCCAGACACCCCTGCCTGCCTGGAACCCGGATTTAACGAGGACACAGACAACAGCCTCTCCTGCCCTGAAAACAAAGCCTCTACCGGCACCCAGTGCTTTGAGTCCGAGTTCCCCGACGAGGATGAATCCAGTGACATAGAAATCAGTTACAGCAGGGAGGATCTGGACACTGTTCACACGGACGCTGTTGAACTCTCCTTCATTGAGCCCAAAACCTTGATCATGACCGAGCGCTTGGGTTTCAAGCCCATCTACACAGCTCAAACCTGTTCTTTGGACACTGAATTAGATGACGCAGATGAACCCGGCTTAGCTTTGGGACGCCAACCCTTCAGTGAAGCATCCCGGGCCAACACCTGGACTGCCGGGCCCAACTTATCCACCGAATCGGATCCTAATGGATACGAGTTTAATATCAACGCAGTATCCCCACCTTCCGACATAGAAGAGATCGACATCACTCTTGGATCTATACGGGTTGACTTTGACGTTGTGTGTGACTCTGTGGAACTCAGCTGCCCTGTTGGGATTCAGGCCTGTGACTCAGAACCTGCCGGAACAGGTGGATGCGACCTTCCTGAGCCCAGCCCTCCTGTGCCCACCCGCCCGGTCCGTCCACCTAGACGCCTCAAAGGGGGAGCGTCAGCTGTCCTTGTAGAAGAGCCAGACACTCCCAAAGCTGAACGCTGTGATCCAGGTTCTTCCAACCGCTCAGCTGATTCAGAGCTGGACAGTGCTATCGGGATGGACCCTCTTACCAGCTCAGCTGAACACAACAGTAAATTCAGCTTCAGCAACAACAGTCTCGAGCTGAACTATGAACCCAGTAGTCAAACTTCGTACAACTATGGATTCAAACTCAGCCCCGAACACCACAGCGAAAAGATTCTCGATCCTTTTGGCACTGAACTCAGCGATGAAGAGGCCGACAACCAAGCCTCATTTGATCCGTATGAATTTGAGCCTACCGCTCAACCTGAGACCCAAAACAAGTTAGACCCTTATGAGTTTGGACAAAACTCTCATGCCACCAACCAAGACACATTTGACCCCTATAGTTTCAAACTCGTAAGTTTTGAGACTGACAACCAAGCTATTGTCGACCTACACAGCGGCGATGGTACCAACCTTAAAGACAACAATAACAGAACGAAACGGGACCCCTTTAGCTTTGATTTCAGTAACGCAGCATCAATGGACCACTATAGTTCAGACCCCAGTAATACTGCAACAATGGACCTCCTAGGTCTGGAACTCAGCAGAGCCAACAGTGTTGCTGAGTCAGACTGTAACAATCCTACAGTGTCTGACCCATTAGAAACAGTACAAACCATGGCAACTGGAAGCAACCTGTTAGACCTGGACCTTGTGTTTGGAAGCAGTAGTTATGGTAACTCTGAGGTCGCCCCTGAGCTCGACCCCTGTGAGCCTAGACTGGGAAACCCTGCTGGTCCAGACAACTTTGCGTTCCGAGCGAGAGACACCGCCCACTCCGAGTCTGTAGACACCGTTTCTGACTGGATGACTGTTAAG ACCAACTCCAGGGAGTCCTTCGGCCCAGTCAACTCCCGCACACACAGCCTGGACAAATGA